Proteins from one Cyprinus carpio isolate SPL01 chromosome B15, ASM1834038v1, whole genome shotgun sequence genomic window:
- the LOC109076971 gene encoding complement C1q and tumor necrosis factor-related protein 9-like — protein sequence MLLHWNMDMRGIVGVLVCLSFGKCALVPELRATEFGLMPPENLTQGQTGFAVSDLSYCQMILEAPVPPTADQVPWFCICSACSGNRGQKGDRGDRGLPGVPGSSGPRGLSGLPGRPGFTGRPGIKGEKGDAGDKGDIGQPGVSGPKGDRGFKGEKGDRGLYGPMGEQGPKGEDGQCPETCVPIPGPAGEPGLPGPVGARGLPGLNGNPGPKGLKGDPGVAGEPGVPGVPGKKGDQGPQGLCNCQDGAPGAQGQTGVKGEKGDEGPTGLTGQTGATGPKGGQGDMGMPGMPGPCSPSVQSAFSAALLTSYPIPSRPVPFKRVIHNVNLHFNPDNGVYTAPVNGTYVFSYHLQVSTRMLKVGLFHNFEAIVRTTTPVEMNIASQQTMLSLNQGDWVWLQVKDTSNNGMFTGSEASSTFSGFLLYPDRCDDMFGRGFPANAANNGTAPTFPEHDLPW from the exons ATGCTGCTTCACTGGAACATG GACATGAGGGGTATCGTGGGGGTGTTGGTGTGTTTGTCTTTCGGAAAGTGTGCTTTAGTTCCTGAACTCCGTGCAACAGAGTTTGGGTTAATGCCTCCTGAGAACCTTACGCAAGGACAAACGGGATTTGCGGTGTCTGATTTATCCTATTGTCAGATGATTCTGGAAGCTCCGGTTCCACCCACAGCAGACCAGGTACCCTGGTTCTGCATCTGTTCTGCTTGCTCCGGAAACCGAGGCCAGAAAGGAGACAGAGGCGACCGCGGACTGCCAG GAGTTCCTGGTAGTTCAGGTCCAAGAGGCCTCAGTGGGCTTCCCGGCCGTCCAGGATTCACAGGACGTCCCGGCATTAAGG GTGAGAAAGGTGACGCCGGGGATAAGGGTGACATTGGTCAACCTGGAGTTTCAGGGCCAAAGGGAGACAGGGGATTTAAAG GTGAGAAGGGTGACCGTGGTCTTTATGGTCCTATGGGAGAACAGGGTCCAAAGGGAGAAGATGGTCAGTGCCCGGAAACCTGTGTGCCCATACCAGGGCCGGCAGGTGAGCCAGGTCTTCCTGGTCCTGTGGGTGCACGGGGGTTACCTGGGCTGAATGGAAACCCTGGTCCCAAAGGGTTGAAGGGTGATCCGGGTGTGGCGGGGGAGCCTGGCGTTCCAGGTGTACCAGGGAAGAAGGGTGACCAAGGTCCACAGGGCCTGTGCAATTGTCAGGATGGTGCTCCAGGAGCCCAGGGTCAAACAGGTGTAAAGGGTGAGAAGGGAGACGAGGGTCCGACAGGGCTGACGGGTCAAACTGGAGCCACAGGACCTAAAGGTGGTCAGGGAGATATGGGAATGCCTGGTATGCCCGGACCTTGTTCACCCTCTGTGCAATCTGCTTTCTCTGCTGCTTTACTCACTTCCTATCCTATACCGAGCCGGCCAGTGCCTTTCAAACGTGTCATCCACAATGTAAACCTGCACTTCAACCCTGATAATGGCGTCTACACCGCCCCGGTTAACGGAACCTACGTGTTCAGCTACCACCTGCAAGTATCCACCCGTATGCTAAAGGTCGGACTCTTCCACAACTTCGAGGCCATAGTGAGGACAACTACACCAGTGGAAATGAACATCGCCTCTCAGCAGACTATGCTGAGTCTGAACCAGGGTGACTGGGTGTGGCTGCAGGTGAAAGACACCAGCAATAACGGCATGTTCACCGGCAGCGAGGCCAGCAGCACATTCAGCGGGTTTTTGTTGTACCCAGACAGATGTGATGACATGTTTGGAAGAGGTTTCCCTGCAAACGCTGCTAACAATGGAACCGCTCCAACATTCCCTGAGCATGATCTTCCCTGGTAA